From the Winogradskyella forsetii genome, the window GCACAAAATTAATCCTATCGAAAATAAAAAGCTCACCTTAGAATCCCTCTTAGAACTAGATTTCAATACCATAATATGGATAGCGGCACCCGTTATGTTCGCCCTCGTCGCTCTTGAATACTATCTGTCCGTAAAACAAAAAAGAAAATTATATCATGGCAAGGATTTTTTGGCTTCTGCCACTATAGGCTTTGGCAATCTGTTTGTTAATGCTTTAACCAAAGTTGGTATATTTTATATTGTAGTAATATGCTATAATTTAACACCATGGCGTATTCCGCATACTTGGTGGTCCTATCTGTTGTGCTTTATATGCCTAGACTTAGTTAGGTATTGGTCGCATAGAATTTCTCACTTCCAGCGATTTTGGTGGTCAACGCATGTGGTGCATCACAGTTCGGAATATTATAATTTTTCAACCTCTTTTCGGTTGTCTTGGGTACAAAATCTTAAGATTGTATTCTTTTTGCCTGTTATAATGTTAAGTTTTGATCCTGTTGTGTTTATTATAGTTCACCAATTGGAGATTCTTTACCAATTTTGGATCCACACGGAATATATACGTAAACTACCACAACCTATTGAGTATGTTTTTGTAACGCCATCGCATCATCGGGTGCATCATGCCACAAATGAAGATTATATTGACAAAAATTTTGGTTCTACCTTAATTATATGGGATCGTATGTTTGGCACCTTCAAAGCTGAAAAAGAACAGGCCATATATGGTATTACAAAGCCAGTAAATTCATTTAATCCTGTTTATTTGGTATTTCACGCTTGGGGTGATTTATTAAAGGATATTTGGAAGCGCCCTAAAATGACTTGGCAGATCCTTTTTGGAAGCCCTACGCTTTGGGAACGTGAGCAAATGGTATCTAAAGACAAGAAGCGTACAAAGAATGAGTAAGCTATTTGCTTTAGGTTAAAATGAACGAAATCCATTATCTCGGAATGTAGCAATGAAAATTAAGCCTATAAAACTACTTTAGCCAAGCTTGAATTCACTGTTAAGCCTCAGAGTCGTTGGGGAGTTAAAAAAGATAACATCAAATTGAGCTCTAAAAATTTTGATCTTTCGATGGCCAGTACGCTGGATGGATCGGGAAGGACGCTTTGCCTCAACTATAATATCAAAATAAACATAGCTATGTAGCCCCTGAAGATTTTGAAGCCTATTACTCCGAAAATAAAGAGGTTGAACAAATACTACCCTATTATAGGGTTGTCTTTAAAATTAAAAGAAATAAAAAGCGCTAAGTAGTTATTGTTTTAGGGCTTTGCTCTAGATGGCCAATGAAACCCTCGGACGCCCAACTTCCTGCTTTTTGTAAAATCTAGTCTAGTTGATTAGTTTACTACAATAATTAGCAATGAAAACTACATATGATGGTTAATTTTGTAGTATGAAATTCACGAGGTATTTTTCAAAGGTTTTAAAAGAACAAGGGACTCCGAACATCAACGTTGACCACTACCAACGGCTGCTAAATATTATTGTATTGGAGAATAAAATTGATTTATTATATAAATTGCAAAAGAGCAATCATAGTAGACGTGGAGAGCGTATGTATCAACATGATATCAGTAACCTTCAATCGATATTAGATAGGCTAACCATGGAGAACAAGCCCGAAAACCTTTTGAAATATATGCTCAATGCGTCGCGATTTGAAAATTAACTATATTTGGATATGTGTTACGGAAAAGCATTGACAAAGTCAGAGGACGAGCTAAAAGAACAGTTGAATAACCGCTACGGCATCAATTTCGCCGTGCCCTCGGCATATAAACCCTACTATCACTTGAACGGTTTTACCCATGGTACTATCTATATCATACCTATGGATGACCCAGAGCATATATGTGCTGCGTCATGGGGAATGATTCCCGATTGGGCTGCACACGACCCTGAAACCTTTTGGAGAAAATCGAATACACTTAATGCACGGTCTGAAACCATTTTTGAAAAGCCCACGTTTAAAAACTCAGCAGATGACAAACGCTGTTTGATCCTTGCCGACGGTTTTTATGAACCGCACCACGAGAACGGTGTTGCACTGCCGTATTTCTGTTATCAACCGAGTAAAACATATCCCAAAGGAGATCTCTTCATGTTTGCTGGTCTATACAACAAACTAGATACCGAACTGTACACCGCAACTATATTGACAACGGAAGCAAACCCTTTCTTTGCAGAAGTGCATAATAAAAAGAAACGCATGCCATTGGTTTTAGCGGATGACCTTTTTGAGGATTGGCTAGATGCGGGTTTAAACTCCCAAACGCTATTAGAATTGATGGATTTTGGCTTTACAAATAAGGCATTTAAAGCGCATCCGGTAAGTAGGGATCTGTACAAAAAAGGGATTGATACCAATCAACCGTATATTACCGAAGCGGTCGATAAAGGCACTTTGTTTTAGTGTACTGTCATTTAAAATCCTAAATGATATTGCGTGTTGCCTGAATTTGTGCGTTGACGTTTTATAGAGTCCTTTTTAATGTAATGTTGTTTATACTTACCAGCAATGAGCTACGGTTAATCCTTTTTTGAAAGTGAAAATTTACCGTGTACTTTACCAAAAAAAGCATCTTTTAACCTTCGGTATTTATCTAAATGATAGAGATAGCTTCTTCGGTAACTTTCATGTTCAGTGATGTAGGTCATATCGCATTGTGTGTCTTCGCATTCTGCAATATCCATTCGAGAGTGTGCATATTTTAAAAGGGCATTTAGTAAGGTTTCATTTTCAGTTTGCTTCTTTTCAAATCGCTCTATGATTTCATGCTCTTCCAGATTATTTTTTAAACCTTTATTACAAATATCGATAAGGTTATTGAGCTCCTTTTTAATGTATTTTAAATGATTGATCCAGTTATCCAATTCCATCGTATTGATTTTGTGGGTTACATCAATACTGGTATCGTGATCAAATATGTCTGTATTTGGAGTTTCCATACGTTTAAATTTTATATTATTATATCTATACCACTATAGGTTTCTTGTTGTTGAACCTTAGCAATGGTAATTTGCTGTATCCCATTCGGGAAATCCCATATAATGGAATCTCCCTCTGAGTAACCGATTAAAGCCGATCCCATTGGTGTTAGTACAGAAATTTTGTTGTTTTTAACATCTTTATCTATTGGAAAGACCAATTTCACTGTTTTTTCTATGCCATTATTAAAGGCTACCGTTACTGTTGAGTTAAACCGTATCACATCTTTGGGCATATCTTCTTCATTCACTATAAGTGCTGTTTTTAGCTCTTCGGATAAATTCATTAAACACTTCTGAATTTCTTGGTTTTCAGCATAACCAGAAATGTTGAGGATACGTTTTAAATAGACATACTCCTTCTTTTCTAATACTAAACTTCCGTACTTCATGTCTTTAATCTTTTAAATTTTTATGGAAAAATCCCTCGTTGTATGTATGCTTTTTCAATGCGTTCAATAGCGATACAAAATGCTGCTGTACGCATATCAACACCTTCTTTTATTGAATAGTCATAAACTTTATTGAAAGATTCTTTCATCTTTTTATCTAGCTTGACCATAACTTCATCCAACTGCCAAAGCTCGCCGTTTCGGTTTTGGAGCCATTCAAAATAACTGCCAACGACACCACCTGAATTGCATAAAATATCTGGTATTATGGTGATCCCTCTTTCTAATACTATTTTTTCTCCTTCTACATTTGTTGGACCATTAGCCCCTTCAGCGATAAGACTTGCTTTTATTCCTGACGCATTTTCTTTAGTAATCTGATTACCTAAAGCTGCAGGAATACAGATGTCACAATCTAAGGTGAAGAATTTGTCTTTATCTACAGACTTTGCATTTGGAAAATCCACAATACGCCCTTCATTAATTTGGGTATATTTAAACAAATCATCAACCTTTATCCCTTTTTGGTTTTGAATACTTCCGTAAGCATCTTGTACGGCCACTAGTTTAGCACCCTCTTTTTCCAAGAAATGTGCTGCCCAATAACCAACATTACCAAAACCTTGAACGATAAACGTCTTGCCATCTAGACTTTTATCATTTTTATCAGCCCAAAATTTAATGGATAAATACACGCCATAACCTGTTGCTCTATCACGTCCTTCCAATCCTCCACTTCCGTCTGGTTTCCCTGTAACGACGTGCTGATTTGCTGTGCGCTCTGCCGGTGGACGCGTACTCATATACGTATCTGCAATCCATGCCATAGTCTGGCTATTGGTATTGACATCTGGTGCAGGAATATCGTGTTCCGGTCCGATATTGTCTGCCAATGCAAATGTGAAACGTCTTGTGATTCGCTCTAATTCGTTTTTAGAATATTTTGTAGGATCTAGTTTTATACCCCCTTTTCCGCCACCATAAGGCAATCCTGCCAATGAGGTTTTCCAGGTCATCCACATGGCCAAAGCTCTTGCTGCATCAATATCCACAGTGGGATGGTATCTTAAACCACCTTTGTAAGGCCCTAATGCGTTATTGTGTTGCACTCTATATCCTGTGAAAATTTCTACTTCACCATTATCCATTTTTACTGGGAAATTCACAACGATTTCATTGTTGGTAATGCTTAAAATTTTTCTGATGTTTGGATGAAGGTTAATTTGGTCCGCAGCACTGTTAAACTGCTCCATAACGTTATCCATCATACCTCTTACGGGTACTTTT encodes:
- a CDS encoding sterol desaturase family protein; this translates as MFALVALEYYLSVKQKRKLYHGKDFLASATIGFGNLFVNALTKVGIFYIVVICYNLTPWRIPHTWWSYLLCFICLDLVRYWSHRISHFQRFWWSTHVVHHSSEYYNFSTSFRLSWVQNLKIVFFLPVIMLSFDPVVFIIVHQLEILYQFWIHTEYIRKLPQPIEYVFVTPSHHRVHHATNEDYIDKNFGSTLIIWDRMFGTFKAEKEQAIYGITKPVNSFNPVYLVFHAWGDLLKDIWKRPKMTWQILFGSPTLWEREQMVSKDKKRTKNE
- a CDS encoding SOS response-associated peptidase; protein product: MCYGKALTKSEDELKEQLNNRYGINFAVPSAYKPYYHLNGFTHGTIYIIPMDDPEHICAASWGMIPDWAAHDPETFWRKSNTLNARSETIFEKPTFKNSADDKRCLILADGFYEPHHENGVALPYFCYQPSKTYPKGDLFMFAGLYNKLDTELYTATILTTEANPFFAEVHNKKKRMPLVLADDLFEDWLDAGLNSQTLLELMDFGFTNKAFKAHPVSRDLYKKGIDTNQPYITEAVDKGTLF
- a CDS encoding GreA/GreB family elongation factor is translated as MKYGSLVLEKKEYVYLKRILNISGYAENQEIQKCLMNLSEELKTALIVNEEDMPKDVIRFNSTVTVAFNNGIEKTVKLVFPIDKDVKNNKISVLTPMGSALIGYSEGDSIIWDFPNGIQQITIAKVQQQETYSGIDIII
- a CDS encoding Glu/Leu/Phe/Val family dehydrogenase → MTIVTADLKKTTKKVPVRGMMDNVMEQFNSAADQINLHPNIRKILSITNNEIVVNFPVKMDNGEVEIFTGYRVQHNNALGPYKGGLRYHPTVDIDAARALAMWMTWKTSLAGLPYGGGKGGIKLDPTKYSKNELERITRRFTFALADNIGPEHDIPAPDVNTNSQTMAWIADTYMSTRPPAERTANQHVVTGKPDGSGGLEGRDRATGYGVYLSIKFWADKNDKSLDGKTFIVQGFGNVGYWAAHFLEKEGAKLVAVQDAYGSIQNQKGIKVDDLFKYTQINEGRIVDFPNAKSVDKDKFFTLDCDICIPAALGNQITKENASGIKASLIAEGANGPTNVEGEKIVLERGITIIPDILCNSGGVVGSYFEWLQNRNGELWQLDEVMVKLDKKMKESFNKVYDYSIKEGVDMRTAAFCIAIERIEKAYIQRGIFP